In the genome of Raphanus sativus cultivar WK10039 chromosome 4, ASM80110v3, whole genome shotgun sequence, one region contains:
- the LOC108855469 gene encoding uncharacterized protein LOC108855469, which translates to MSSATEEQQNLIEKLQIYPTSKAGVSPFWRDKYERDAKKYWDIFYKHHGDRFFKDRHYLDKEWNSYFSASGEKVILEVGCGAGNTIFPLIATYPHIFVYACDFSPRAVDLVKAHEEYTETRVCAFASDLTGDDLHKHISPSSVDIVTMIFVLSAVSPEKMPFVLQNIKRVLKPNGCILFRDYAVGDLAQERFSGKDQKISDNFYVRGDGTRAFYFSNEFLETLFGEEGFEVEEIGVCCKQVENRSRELVMNRRWVQATFRLSNGTKNPCDTTAKLDQSEEQESKETVDSTDIDISDGLAMEMFGASPSSHEMSEFKLRDSAFKIKLLSKEYQHTCKSTGLMLWESARFMASVLDRNPNIVSGKRVLELGCGCTGICSMVAARSANLVVATDADKKALTLLTENIATNLESSLLGKLKTGVLEWGNKEHIQGIKGLASCGGFDVIIGTDVTYVAEAIVPLFQTAKELILQKVGEGSEEKPALILCHVFRRVDEPSLLSAASKFGFKLVDRWAVNSRESPIGNIVDRWFYENDLVAEIPSSALHILYFQME; encoded by the exons TTTTTTAAAGACCGGCACTATTTGGACAAGGAATGGAATAGCTATTTTTCT GCTAGTGGAGAAAAGGTCATTCTTGAG GTTGGCTGTGGAGCTGGAAACACCATCTTTCCGTTGATTGCTACATATCCACACATATTTGTTTATGCTTGTGATTTTTCACCACGCGCTGTTGACTTGGTCAAG GCTCACGAAGAATACACAGAGACCCGCGTGTGTGCATTTGCTTCCGACTTGACCGGGGATGACCTTCACAAACATATTTCTCCATCTTCAGTTGACATTGTGACCATg ATATTCGTTTTATCTGCGGTATCCCCAGAGAAGATGCCCTTCGTATTGCAGAACATCAAGAGAGTACTTAAG CCAAATGGGTGTATACTCTTCCGTGACTATGCTGTTGGTGATCTTGCTCAG GAAAGGTTCTCTGGGAAGGATCAGAAGATCAGCGACAACTTCTATGTCAGAGGCGATGGCACT CGTGCATTCTACTTCTCTAATGAATTCTTAGAAACATTGTTTGGGGAAGAAGGTTTTGAAGTTGAAGAGATTGGTGTTTGCTGCAAACAAGTTGAGAACCGTTCGCGAGAACTGGTCATGAACCGCCGCTGGGTCCAAGCCACTTTCCGTCTATCAAATGGCACTAAAAACCCTTGTGATACTACTGCCAAGTTAGACCAATCTGAGGAGCAAGAAAGTAAAGAGACTGTTGATAGTACCGACATTGACATATCCGATGGTCTTGCAATGGAAATGTTCGGAGCCTCCCCATCTAGTCATGAG ATGAGCGAGTTTAAGCTAAGGGATTCCGCTTTCAAAATCAAACTTCTGTCCAAAGAATATCAACACACTTGCAAATCTACGGGGTTGATGCTATGGGAGTCTGCTCGGTTCATGGCCTCTGTTCTCGACAGGAACCCAAACATCGTTTCTGGAAAACGGGTGTTGGAGTTGGGTTGTGGCTGCACAGGAATCTGCTCCATGGTGGCTGCCAGGTCAGCTAACCTCGTAGTAGCTACCGATGCAGACAAAAAGGCGCTCACGCTATTAACGGAGAACATCGCAACGAATCTCGAATCTTCTCTGCTTGGAAAACTGAAAACAGGTGTCCTTGAATGGGGAAACAAAGAGCATATACAAGGCATCAAAGGTTTAGCGTCTTGCGGAGGGTTTGATGTTATCATCGGGACAGATGTTACCTACGTAGCTGAAGCCATTGTACCTTTGTTCCAAACCGCAAAGGAGTTGATCTTGCAGAAAGTGGGAGAGGGTTCTGAGGAGAAGCCAGCGTTGATTCTGTGCCATGTTTTCAGAAGGGTTGATGAGCCTTCTCTCTTGTCAGCTGCGTCTAAGTTTGGGTTCAAGCTTGTAGACAGATGGGCTGTGAATTCCAGGGAGTCTCCTATTGGGAACATCGTTGACCGTTGGTTTTATGAAAATGATTTGGTCGCGGAGATCCCGAGTTCAGCTTTGCATATTCTATACTTTCAGATGGAGTag
- the LOC108855470 gene encoding palmitoyltransferase AKR1 yields MGPGDSETMECKCGMPLCICVAPPKTSQATPAPMALSQSDPRPKSDTSAKSKGSTSSSNATRLDKPQKEYQVNGEGLREAIKNGDTAGVKKLLNEGVDANFHDKQGMSVLHLAVLFNQTDIALMLMEHGANLDYKNAQGETPLDCAPATLQYKMREKMKST; encoded by the exons ATGGGACCAGGAGATAGTGAAACAATGGAATGCAAGTGTGGTATGCCTCTTTGCATCTGTGTTGCTCCACCCAAAACCTCACAG GCTACACCGGCTCCTATGGCTCTTTCTCAGTCAGATCCCAGACCAAAGTCTGACACTTCAGCTAAAAGTAAAGGTTCCACTTCCAGCAGCAATGCTACTAG ACTAGACAAGCCCCAAAAAGAATATCAAGTCAATGGGGAG GGATTAAGAGAAGCAATTAAGAATGGTGACACTGCTGGCGTGAAAAAGCTTCTGAATGAG ggcGTGGATGCAAATTTCCATGACAAGCAGGGAATGTCAGTGCTTCATCTG GCGGTTTTATTCAACCAAACTGATATTGCGTTGATGTTAATGGAACATGGAGCAAACCTTGACTACAAAAATGCACAAG GAGAAACACCACTAGATTGTGCTCCTGCAACGCTGCAATATAAGATGCGGGAAAAGATGAAGTCCACTTAA